CGGTACCCCAATACCACCTCCCGTACCCTCCCGGGATCCCCCCTTGTGCTCCCGTGCCCCCCTCGGTGCCcaaataccccccccccccggtaccaTCCCGTACCCTCCCGGTACCCCGCTGGTACCCTCCGGTGCTCCCGTGCCCCCCCCGGTACCCCAATAGCCCCCCCCGGGCCCTCCCCGGTGCCCCAACATCCTCCCGTGCCCCCCCTGTACCCCAATACCACCCCCCGTGCCCTCCCGGTACCCCCCCGGTACCCCAATACCCTCCCCGGTACCCCAATACCCCCCCTCCGGTGCCCTCCCGGTACtccggtgtccccccccccggtgctccACCATCCCCCCGGTGCCCCTCCAGGACCCCCCCGCGCCCATTCCCAGTACCCCGtaccccccccccgaccccccccggtgcccccccggtaCCGGCGGGCGCTGAGGGGCCGCTGCCCCAGGGACGCCTACGAGCGCTCGGTGCGGCAGGCGCGGGGGCGGGCGAGGGGGCGGCACaccgcggcccccccccggccccgccgtccCGACCAGCCGGTGTACCGGCCCCGGCGGCCCGGTGAGAGGGGGGGCACCcaaaggggggggagggggctggggacttgggggggggggcacccaagggtgggCACGGGCATGGGGGGGCACCCCGATAAGATGGGGGGGGCACCCAAAGGGGGGGGCACCCAATAAGGGGGGGGCGGTCcagggggcttggggggggagcaggggggcacccaagggtgggTGTGGGCACGGGGGAAGGCACCCAAAGCGGGGGGGGGCACTGCTGATAGATGGGGGGGCACCCAATGAGGGCGGTGCTGGGGAGCACCCAATGGGGGGGGGGTACCCAATAAGGGGGGGGGCACCCAATAAGGGGCAGGTGGTCcagggggctttgggggggggtgggcacCCAAGGGTGGGCACGGGCATGGAGGGGGCACCCAATGGGGGGGTAGGAGGGGCCTGGTGAACTGGGGGGGCACCCCGGGGGGGGCACCCATATGGGGGGGGGCCCTGGTGAGCTTGAGGGGGGCACCCATGGGAGGGCATGGGGGGCACCCAgtcatgggggggggggcatggtGGCGGTCCCTAGGGTGGGCACCCAAGGGTGGggtgggttgggggggggggggcaaggagggggaatggggtggggggggcacccccagtgactgggggggggtccccagggtgggggggggggggcacccagaggtggtgatggggctggggggggcgggcaCGGGGGGCACCACCCGCAGTGACcacccccgccccgcccccacCCCGGGGTGGCCGCAGGGGGCGGCGCCTCCGGTGACGGCACCGCGGggtccccgcccccccccgccccccccgagccccgctgcccccggctcTTCTGCCTGGACTTCGAGGGGGACGACGGGCGCATCACCAGCGTCATCGTGCACCAGGTGGGGAcacgggggcggggggggggccggggacgtggggacacccCCCCGTGAgcgtgtgtccccccccccccagccccgcggtgACACCGGGTGCCGCAGGGGGACAGCGCCGAGGAGGTGACGCAGAGGGTGTgcgcctgcagccccctggaGCCCCCCCTGCGGCGTGCCCTGTGCCAGCGGGTGCAGGACGAGCTCAGCAAGCGCCAGGGGACGCGGTGACACCGGGGACGCGGTGACATCGGGGACACCCGCCGGGGACGCGGTGACACCGGGACGGCCGCCGTCACCCCCCTGGTCCCCGCCGCCGGGTGCCGGGGGGGGTTGTGGGGGCAGTAAACGGGATGGAGGCCCCCATGTGCGTGGCTGTgtctggggaaactgaggcacgggggggtgggggggtccctgATGTCACCACGGTTGGGGACCTCGCCGGTGGTGTCCCCTGCCATGCTGGGGACAAGGGGGGGCGTGCTGCCTCCGAGGGGGGGGGGTGCCACCAGGTCCCCATCACCTCCCCATGTGCCACCAGGTTCCTGTCACCTCCCTGGGTGCCACCAGGTCCCCAaggtccccatcccctccccgtCATGGCCACCAGGTCCTTGTCACCTCCCCGGGTGCCACCAggtccccatcccatccccggGTGCCACCACAGCCATAGGGTCCCCACCCCGTCCCCATTGAGGCCACCaggtccctgtcccctccccaggtGCTACTGCAGaccctgtcctgtccccaggtGCCACCAGGGCCATCGGGTCCCCGaggtccccatcccctccctgaCATGGCCACCAGGTCCCTGTCACCTCCCTGGGTGCCACCAGGTCCCCAaggtccccatcccctccccgtCACGGCCACTAAGTCCCTGTCACTTCCCCGGTGCCATCAGGTCCCCAAGGTCCCCGTCCACACCCTGGGTGCCATCGTGTCCCCAAGgtccccatctcctccctgtCATGGCCACCAAGTCCCTGTCACCTCTTTGGGTGCCACCAggtccccatcccatccccggGTACCACCACAGCCATAGGgtccccatcctgtccccattGGGGCCACCaggtccctgtcccctccccaggtGTCACCAGGGCCATCGGGTCCCCAgggtccccatcccctccccgtCATGGCCACCAGGTCCCCAACCCCTCCCTGTCACCTCCCTGGGTGCCACCAGGTCCCCAgagtccccatcccctccctgtCATGGCCACCAGGTCCTTGTCCCCTCCCTGGGCGCCACCAGCTCCCCAGgatccccatcccctccctaTCAggtccccgccccccccggtgtccccaccTCGGTGGCAGGGCCACAGCACCCACGTCCTCGCCACCCACCCCGCTGTCACCCTCGCGTGGCACAGAGGTGCCACCAGGACCGTGCCCCCAGATTAGggggggacaggacaggatTGGGCCCCCCCTGAGCCGCAGGTCGCgctgtgttgttgttgtaggGTCTCTTCCAGGTGGGCTGTGATGGTTTATTGTGGTAGGGGCTCCCCGAATTGGGCCCCGTAGGGTTGTTATTGTAGGGTCTCCTGGGGGCGAGGCAGGGATATTTGTTATTGTAGGGTCTCCTTGGGGTGAGACATGGCTATATGTTATTGTAGAGTCTCCCTGGAGTAAGGCACGGTGGTTTGTTATTGTAGGGTCTCCCAACGGCGAGTCCTGCTGGTGTATTATTGTAGGATCT
The Cygnus olor isolate bCygOlo1 chromosome 27, bCygOlo1.pri.v2, whole genome shotgun sequence DNA segment above includes these coding regions:
- the C27H2orf68 gene encoding UPF0561 protein C2orf68 homolog isoform X1; translation: MRAAAPPRRPAGVLKGPRPGTGGASCTSRRRFMEAAAGWRCRRPGGRLDMSHGFVRHIRRNQLARDAYERSVRQARGRARGRHTAAPPRPRRPDQPVYRPRRPGGGASGDGTAGSPPPPAPPEPRCPRLFCLDFEGDDGRITSVIVHQGDSAEEVTQRVCACSPLEPPLRRALCQRVQDELSKRQGTR
- the C27H2orf68 gene encoding UPF0561 protein C2orf68 homolog isoform X2, which translates into the protein MRAAAPPRRPAGVLKGPRPGTGGASCTSRRRFMEAAAGWRCRRPGGRLDMSHGFVRHIRRNQLARDAYERSVRQARGRARGRHTAAPPRPRRPDQPVYRPRRPGGGASGDGTAGSPPPPAPPEPRCPRLFCLDFEGDDGRITSVIVHQPPGAPPAACPVPAGAGRAQQAPGDAVTPGTR